A genomic window from Cricetulus griseus strain 17A/GY chromosome 4, alternate assembly CriGri-PICRH-1.0, whole genome shotgun sequence includes:
- the Actl6b gene encoding actin-like protein 6B isoform X2 yields MSGGVYGGDEVGALVFDIGSFSVRAGYAGEDCPKADFPTTVGLLAAEEGGGLELEGEKEKKGKIFHIDTNALHVPRDGAEVMSPLKNGMIEDWECFRAILDHTYSKHVKSEPNLHPVLMSEAPWNTRAKREKLTELMFEQYNIPAFFLCKTAVLTAFANGRSTGLVLDSGATHTTAIPVHDGYVLQQGIVKSPLAGDFISMQCRELFQEMAIDIIPPYMIAAKEPVREGAPPNWKKKEKLPQVSKSWHNYMCNEVIQDFQASVLQVSDSPYDEQVAAQMPTVHYEMPNGYNTDYGAERLRIPEGLFDPSNVKGLSGNTMLGVGHVVTTSIGMCDIDIRPGLYGSVIVTGGNTLLQGFTDRLNRELSQKTPPSMRLKLIASNSTMERKFSPWIGGSILASLGTFQQMWISKQEYEEGGKQCVERKCP; encoded by the exons ATGAGGTGGGGGCGCTCGTCTTTGACATTGGCTCCTTCTCAGTTCGAGCTGGGTACGCTGGGGAGGACTGCCCCAAG GCTGACTTCCCCACCACTGTGGGGCTGCTGGCCGCAGAAGAGGGGGGTGGGCTGGAGctggagggggagaaagagaagaaagggaagatttTCCACATCGACACCAATGCCCTGCACGTGCCTCGGGATGGAGCGGAAGTCATGTCGCCCCTCAAGAACGGCATGA TTGAGGACTGGGAGTGCTTCAGAGCCATCCTGGATCATACCTACAGCAAACATGTCAAGTCCGAGCCAAATCTGCACCCAGTACTCATGTCGGAGGCTCCG TGGAACACACGGGCCAAGCGGGAGAAGTTGACAGAGCTGATGTTTGAGCAGTACAACATTCCTGCCTTCTTCTTATGCAAGACAGCCGTGCTCACAGC CTTTGCAAATGGACGCTCCACAGGCCTGGTACTGGACAGTGGGGCCACCCATACTACAGCCATCCCAGTCCACGATGGCTATGTCCTACAGCAAG GCATTGTCAAGTCACCCCTGGCAGGGGACTTCATCTCCATGCAGTGCCGGGAACTCTTCCAGGAGATGGCTATTGACATCATCCCTCCTTACATGATTGCAGCCAAG GAACCTGTACGCGAGGGAGCCCCCCCAAactggaagaagaaggagaagttaCCCCAAGTCTCCAAGTCCTGGCATAACTACATGTGTAAT GAGGTGATCCAAGACTTCCAGGCCTCCGTGCTGCAGGTGTCTGACTCCCCCTATGATGAACA GGTGGCTGCACAAATGCCCACTGTGCACTATGAAATGCCCAATGGCTACAACACAGACTATGGCGCTGAGAGACTTCGAATCCCTGAGGGCCTGTTTGATCCCTCCAATGTCAAG GGGCTGTCCGGGAACACCATGCTGGGAGTGGGTCACGTGGTTACCACCAGCATCGGCATGTGTGACATTGACATTCGCCCG GGTCTCTATGGCAGTGTCATTGTCACTGGCGGGAACACTCTGCTTCAGGGCTTCACAGACAGGCTTAACCGGGAGCTTTCCCAGAAGACCCCACCG AGCATGCGGCTAAAACTCATTGCCAGCAACAGCACCATGGAACGAAAATTCAGCCCCTGGATTGGGGGCTCCATCTTGGCCTCACTG